The Mytilus galloprovincialis chromosome 4, xbMytGall1.hap1.1, whole genome shotgun sequence genome contains a region encoding:
- the LOC143070712 gene encoding toll-like receptor 4 has translation MDNMWKFIVVCITCVISYSTVFAKCNITLNMLGYKEASCKHQGFTLVPMDLPPDIKKLDLSYNRLTRLDSNGFLRYKYLEYLLIHNNDIRWLHTTAFSSLSLLRHLSLSRNYLNVSESYPQGVFEPLNNLSVLDISRNMKSRDYNPYKIPVSGLSNLRELSIDLVFNATFGQQFKKLKNLQVLNFDYCHVNHLYNETFSEMPVNIREFHMTTCKDFVVIEGGVLIPFPHLKVLNLTNSNIHLAQALNILHPFQNKPMDALLFRGITRPDSKHSIDQVILTPEMMKYTYTICIKALDLSANNIILVKNKSLVLFQRPECFETVIISANSFSVDSWVVDFVLLTFKMTNLKIMDFSYVPLGFKNPTFLNVITKDNVTRVEKVQGKWARQHNSMTVLIPSQIHFLRITHMMTEAPFLELKAKDSFLRHLEISYFETDFFPRINMEGFNSLDHLDLSGISSVKTIGDAKIPFLIHLKTLILRETNLINVLQTNTTILRFCPNIMNLDISNNYILKIKAYSLGQLHNLKQLNLSHNLLETIPEVVTTFLNLAELDLSYNQLSTIGKNILDWIDSQHKKHGIFKLYLNINPFICSCDATEFLRWILTTKVKLDDNGNYSCWVSLSKSSNYTKNVAEDFHHYFVDCNTTVWIKLGISLLISILSSVLCIALLFNFRWRIMFFFFRNFRKIAEKGLELQFDYDVYVSYSDDCVSFVKELQKKVENEWGFKICFEDRDFIVGEPIATERATSINRCRHIIFLVTPLIVQNEWTRFEIERAKYEKFSKNLQKIVVITRDIPLDSVPIEFATIWKDVLLIQWPVEKDAVQMAWQKLRLWFF, from the coding sequence ATGGATAATATGTGGAAATTCATAGTTGTGTGTATTACATGTGTTATTTCATATAGTACTGTGTTTGCGAAATGCAATATCACACTAAATATGTTGGGCTATAAAGAGGCTTCGTGTAAACATCAAGGATTTACATTGGTTCCTATGGATTTACCACCTGATATAAAGAAATTAGATTTAAGTTATAATAGATTGACCAGACTGGATTCCAACGGGTTTCTTAGATATAAGTATCTGGAATATCTATTAATTCATAACAATGATATCAGATGGTTACATACTACTGCTTTCAGTAGCTTATCATTATTGAGACATTTGTCTTTGTCCAGAAATTATCTAAATGTGTCTGAATCGTATCCTCAAGGAGTGTTCGAGCCTCTAAATAATTTATCTGTTTTAGACATAAGTAGAAATATGAAATCTCGAGACTACAATCCTTATAAAATTCCCGTCAGCGGACTCAGTAACTTGCGTGAGCTGAGCATCGACCTTGTGTTTAATGCAACGTTTGGACAGCAGTTCAAGAAACTGAAAAATTTACAAGTATTGAATTTTGATTATTGCCACGTAAACCATCTTTACAATGAAACATTTTCAGAAATGCCGGTGAATATACGAGAATTCCACATGACAACGTGTAAAGACTTTGTTGTCATTGAAGGTGGCGTTTTAATTCCGTTTCCACATCTTAAAGTGCTAAATCTTACTAACAGCAATATTCATTTAGCACAGGCCCTAAACATTCTTCATCCATTTCAGAATAAACCAATGGACGCACTTCTTTTTCGCGGAATAACTCGTCCAGATTCAAAACATAGCATTGATCAAGTTATTCTTACACCAGAGATGATGAAATATACATATACTATCTGTATAAAAGCATTGGACTTATCCGCAAATAACATTATATTAGTTAAAAACAAATCGTTAGTTTTGTTTCAACGTCCAGAGTGCTTTGAAACAGTTATTATATCTGCTAATAGTTTTAGTGTGGATAGCTGGGTAGTTGATTTCGTCTTGTTAACCTTCAAGATGACCAACCTTAAAATAATGGATTTTTCATATGTCCCATTAGGATTCAAGAATCCAACTTTCCTTAACGTAATAACAAAGGATAACGTTACACGAGTTGAAAAAGTTCAAGGTAAATGGGCAAGACAGCATAATTCAATGACAGTGTTAATTCCGagtcaaattcattttttaagaaTAACTCATATGATGACTGAAGCTCCTTTTTTAGAATTAAAGGCAAAAGATAGCTTCCTTCGTCACCTTGAAATATCTTACTTTGAAACAGATTTCTTTCCACGTATAAATATGGAAGGATTTAACAGTTTGGACCATTTGGATTTGTCGGGAATAAGTTCAGTAAAAACAATTGGAGATGCAAAAATACCCTTTTTAATCCATTTAAAAACACTTATCTTGAGAGAAACAAACTTGATCAATGTTTTACAAACTAATACAACAATATTAAGGTTTTGTCCGAACATAATGAATTTGGATATATCGAATAATTATATCTTGAAAATCAAGGCCTATTCGCTTGGGCAACTTCATAATCTTAAACAGCTAAATCTATCTCATAATTTGCTTGAGACTATTCCTGAGGTTGTTACAACATTTTTAAACCTGGCTGAACTCGATTTGTCGTACAACCAGTTATCAACAATTGGAAAAAATATACTAGATTGGATAGATTCCCAGCATAAAAAACATGGAATTTTTAAGTTATATCTAAATATTAACCCGTTTATATGCTCATGTGATGCGACGGAATTTCTACGTTGGATTTTGACAACTAAGGTAAAGTTAGATGATAATGGTAATTACTCTTGTTGGGTGTCTCTAAGCAAAAGTAGCAACTATACAAAAAATGTCGCTGaagactttcatcattatttcGTCGACTGTAATACTACCGTCTGGATCAAGTTAGGCATTTCACTATTGATTTCTATTCTATCGAGTGTGCTTTGTATTGCTCTTTTATTCAACTTCAGATGGAGGATTATGTTCTTTTTCTTCCGAAATTTCCGGAAAATTGCCGAGAAAGGTCTTGAGCTgcaatttgattatgacgtttaTGTTTCATATTCCGATGACTGTGTTTCTTTCGTGAAAGAATTACAAAAGAAAGTAGAGAACGAATGGGGGTTCAAGATATGCTTTGAAGATAGAGATTTCATTGTAGGCGAACCGATTGCTACGGAAAGAGCAACGTCAATTAACAGATGTAGACACATTATATTTCTAGTAACGCCGTTAATTGTTCAAAATGAATGGACTCGGTTTGAAATCGAGCGAGCAAAGTATGaaaaattttccaaaaatctGCAGAAGATTGTTGTTATTACAAGAGATATCCCTTTGGATTCCGTTCCCATTGAATTTGCAACTATTTGGAAAGATGTACTTTTAATACAATGGCCAGTCGAAAAGGATGCAGTTCAAATGGCTTGGCAAAAACTTCGACTTTGGTTCTTTTGA